From the Roseateles sp. XES5 genome, one window contains:
- a CDS encoding MaoC family dehydratase: MANYTFEDFTPGRRFAFKERTLTAAEIVAFAGEFDPQPMHLDEEAGRASILGGLAASGWHTSAIMMRMLYEAYIDGSTSEGSPGVDLMEWKRPVLAGDTLGGYCEVVEARASRSRPEIGIVRLRADVTNQRGETVAICEYINMMRVAEKEADHAHG, from the coding sequence GTGGCCAACTACACTTTTGAAGACTTTACCCCGGGCCGCCGCTTCGCCTTCAAGGAGCGGACACTGACGGCGGCGGAAATCGTCGCCTTCGCCGGCGAATTCGACCCGCAGCCGATGCATCTCGACGAAGAGGCCGGCCGCGCCAGTATCCTCGGCGGCCTTGCCGCCTCCGGCTGGCACACCAGCGCGATCATGATGCGCATGCTCTACGAGGCCTATATCGACGGCTCGACCTCGGAAGGTTCGCCCGGCGTCGATCTCATGGAGTGGAAGCGTCCGGTGCTGGCGGGCGATACGCTTGGCGGCTATTGCGAGGTGGTGGAGGCCCGTGCGTCGCGCTCCCGGCCGGAAATCGGCATCGTGCGCCTCCGCGCCGATGTGACGAACCAGCGCGGCGAGACCGTCGCGATCTGCGAATATATCAACATGATGCGGGTAGCCGAAAAGGAAGCCGACCATGCGCATGGCTGA
- a CDS encoding ABC transporter ATP-binding protein, which produces MIFRPLFSRFETWIQPFARRDDLRPPQGLFAFIWFYVGQAKAPFAALLVLGGITAGIEAATFWFVGRLVDMLATVKPGEGWSGLLAAHGPELLLMLLLIGVVRFVVAFLTALVDQQVITPGFYNLVRWQSYVHVARQSLSFFQNDFSGRIVTKVWSAGQATGDVITSFMESVWFVTIYTVSTLVLLGQLDWRLAAVLFVWLSIFAVLARYFVPRIREHSRLSAEAASMISGRMVDAYSNIQTLKLFGRDEANDRYMRSGFDTFQETILNFTRLLTTLRASLAFLSGLMIAGMAVLCIHLWLSAVISSGAVAFTMALVLRLNFLLNRLMTQLNSIMRNIGTIQNSADLISKPIGLVDRPDATELEVTRPDVRFDAIRFHYGRQSGVIDELTLAIRPGEKIGLVGRSGAGKSTLVNLLLRFYDVEQGRILIDGQDIAQATQHSLRAQIGMVTQDTSLLHRSVRDNLLYGRPDADDAQMIAAAERAEAHEFIQNLTDPKGRQGYEAHVGERGVKLSGGQRQRVAIARVMLKDAPILLLDEATSALDSEVETAIQRSLYRLMEGKTVVAIAHRLSTIAAMDRLIVMDGGEIVEQGSHAELLARGGLYARLWAHQSGGFLGHEEAAQ; this is translated from the coding sequence ATGATCTTCCGGCCGCTTTTCTCCCGCTTCGAGACCTGGATCCAGCCCTTCGCGCGGCGCGACGATCTGCGGCCGCCGCAGGGGCTTTTTGCCTTCATCTGGTTCTATGTCGGGCAGGCGAAGGCGCCGTTCGCGGCGCTGCTGGTGCTTGGCGGCATCACGGCGGGCATCGAGGCGGCGACGTTCTGGTTCGTCGGCCGGCTCGTCGACATGCTGGCGACCGTGAAGCCGGGGGAGGGATGGAGCGGGCTGCTGGCGGCGCACGGGCCGGAACTGCTGCTCATGCTTCTGCTCATCGGCGTCGTGCGCTTCGTCGTGGCGTTCCTGACGGCGTTGGTCGACCAGCAGGTCATCACGCCCGGCTTCTACAATCTGGTGCGCTGGCAGTCCTATGTGCATGTCGCCCGCCAGTCGCTTTCCTTCTTCCAGAACGATTTTTCCGGCCGCATCGTCACCAAGGTCTGGTCGGCGGGGCAGGCGACGGGCGACGTCATCACCTCCTTCATGGAAAGCGTGTGGTTCGTGACGATCTACACCGTCTCGACGCTCGTGCTGCTCGGCCAGCTCGACTGGCGGCTGGCGGCGGTGCTGTTCGTCTGGCTGTCGATCTTCGCCGTGCTGGCGCGCTATTTCGTGCCGCGCATCCGCGAGCATTCGCGCCTTTCGGCCGAGGCCGCCTCCATGATCAGCGGCCGCATGGTGGACGCCTATTCCAACATCCAGACGCTGAAGCTCTTCGGGCGCGACGAGGCGAACGACCGCTACATGCGCAGCGGTTTCGACACGTTCCAGGAAACGATCCTCAACTTCACGCGGCTCTTGACGACGCTGCGCGCCTCGCTGGCCTTCCTTTCCGGGCTGATGATCGCCGGCATGGCGGTGCTGTGCATCCATCTGTGGCTTTCGGCCGTCATCAGCTCCGGCGCCGTCGCCTTCACCATGGCGCTGGTGCTGCGGCTGAACTTCCTGCTCAACCGGCTGATGACGCAGCTCAACAGCATCATGCGCAATATCGGCACGATCCAGAATTCCGCCGATCTCATTTCCAAGCCGATCGGCCTTGTCGACCGGCCGGATGCGACCGAGCTCGAAGTGACGCGCCCGGATGTCCGCTTCGACGCCATCCGTTTCCACTACGGGCGCCAGTCCGGCGTCATCGACGAGTTGACCCTTGCGATCCGGCCCGGCGAGAAGATCGGTCTGGTGGGCCGCTCCGGCGCGGGCAAATCCACGCTGGTGAACCTGCTGCTGCGCTTCTATGACGTGGAGCAGGGTCGCATCCTGATCGACGGACAGGACATCGCCCAGGCCACCCAGCACAGCCTGCGCGCCCAGATCGGCATGGTGACCCAGGACACCAGCCTGCTGCACCGCTCGGTACGCGACAACCTGCTCTACGGCCGGCCCGACGCCGACGACGCGCAGATGATCGCCGCCGCCGAGCGCGCCGAGGCGCATGAGTTCATCCAGAACCTCACCGACCCCAAGGGCCGCCAGGGCTACGAGGCCCATGTGGGCGAGCGCGGCGTCAAGCTCAGCGGCGGCCAGCGCCAGCGCGTGGCCATCGCCCGCGTGATGCTCAAGGACGCGCCCATCCTGCTGCTGGACGAAGCCACCTCAGCGCTGGACTCCGAGGTGGAAACCGCCATCCAGCGCAGCCTCTACCGCCTGATGGAGGGCAAGACCGTGGTGGCCATCGCCCACCGCCTGTCCACCATCGCGGCCATGGACCGCCTGATCGTGATGGACGGCGGCGAGATCGTCGAGCAGGGCAGCCATGCCGAGCTGCTGGCGCGCGGCGGCCTCTACGCCCGGCTCTGGGCTCACCAGAGCGGCGGCTTCCTGGGCCACGAGGAAGCGGCGCAATAG
- a CDS encoding adenine phosphoribosyltransferase, which translates to MSTIEQELVAAIRNIPDYPKPGIMFRDITTMLGNPRAFRRAVDELVHPYAGIGIAKVAGIEARGFILGGAMAHQLSTGFVPIRKKGKLPHETVRIAYSLEYGVDEMEMHKDAIKPGEKVILVDDLIATGGTAEAAVKLLRQMGADIVAACFVIDLPEIGGRKKLEALGVEVRTLVAFDGH; encoded by the coding sequence ATGTCCACGATTGAACAAGAACTCGTCGCCGCGATCCGCAACATTCCGGACTATCCCAAGCCCGGCATCATGTTCCGCGACATCACCACGATGCTCGGCAATCCGCGCGCCTTCCGCCGCGCGGTGGACGAGCTGGTGCACCCCTATGCCGGCATCGGCATCGCCAAGGTGGCGGGCATCGAGGCGCGTGGCTTCATCCTTGGCGGCGCCATGGCGCACCAGCTGTCGACCGGTTTCGTGCCGATCCGCAAGAAGGGCAAGCTGCCGCACGAGACGGTGCGCATCGCCTACAGCCTGGAATACGGCGTGGACGAGATGGAGATGCACAAGGACGCCATCAAGCCGGGCGAGAAGGTGATCCTCGTCGACGACCTGATCGCGACCGGCGGTACGGCGGAAGCGGCCGTCAAGCTGCTGCGCCAGATGGGCGCCGACATCGTCGCCGCCTGTTTCGTCATCGACCTGCCGGAAATCGGCGGCCGCAAGAAGCTGGAAGCGCTAGGCGTGGAAGTGCGCACGCTGGTGGCCTTCGACGGGCATTGA
- a CDS encoding cytochrome b N-terminal domain-containing protein, giving the protein MSAEHSTYQPTTGIEKWVDSRLPLPRMIHDSFVSYPVPRNLNYAYTFGAMLSVMLIVQILTGIVLAMHYAAETSVAFNSVEKIMRDVNHGWLLRYMHANGASFFFIAVYLHIARGLYYGSYKAPREILWILGVVIYLLMMATGFMGYVLPWGQMSFWGATVITGFFSAFPWVGEWIQQFLLGGFAVDNPTLNRFFALHYLLPFMIAGVVVLHVWALHVTGQTNPTGVEVKSKTDTVAFTPYATLKDALGVSVFLIAFAWFIFYMPNYLGHPDNYIPADPLKTPAHIVPEWYYLPFYAMLRAITFNIGPIDSKLGGVLVMFGAIIVLFFLPWLDTSKVRSAVYRPWYKLFFWLFVVNAIMLGWLGAMPAEGIYVILSQLGTLYYFGFFLVLMPILGLIETPKRIPNSITEAVLEKKNAKAAKA; this is encoded by the coding sequence ATGAGTGCTGAACATTCCACCTACCAGCCGACGACTGGCATCGAGAAGTGGGTCGACTCGCGCCTGCCTCTGCCGCGCATGATCCATGACAGCTTCGTCTCCTACCCGGTTCCGCGCAACCTGAACTACGCCTACACCTTCGGCGCCATGCTGTCGGTGATGCTGATCGTGCAGATCCTGACCGGTATCGTTCTCGCCATGCACTACGCTGCCGAGACCTCGGTCGCGTTCAATTCGGTCGAGAAGATCATGCGCGACGTGAACCACGGCTGGCTGCTGCGCTACATGCACGCCAACGGTGCGTCCTTCTTCTTCATCGCGGTCTACCTCCATATCGCCCGCGGTCTCTACTACGGCTCCTACAAGGCGCCGCGCGAAATCCTCTGGATCCTCGGCGTCGTCATCTATCTCCTGATGATGGCCACGGGCTTCATGGGCTACGTTCTTCCCTGGGGCCAGATGTCCTTCTGGGGCGCGACGGTTATCACCGGCTTCTTCTCGGCCTTCCCGTGGGTCGGCGAGTGGATCCAGCAGTTCCTGCTCGGCGGCTTCGCGGTCGACAACCCGACGCTGAACCGCTTCTTCGCGCTGCACTACCTGCTGCCCTTCATGATCGCCGGCGTCGTCGTCCTGCACGTCTGGGCGCTGCACGTCACCGGTCAGACGAACCCGACCGGCGTCGAAGTGAAGTCCAAGACCGATACGGTTGCCTTCACGCCCTATGCGACCCTCAAGGATGCGCTCGGCGTTTCGGTCTTCCTGATCGCCTTCGCCTGGTTCATCTTCTACATGCCGAACTATCTCGGCCATCCCGACAACTATATCCCGGCTGACCCGCTGAAGACCCCGGCTCACATCGTTCCGGAATGGTACTACCTGCCGTTCTACGCGATGCTGCGCGCCATCACCTTCAACATCGGCCCGATCGACTCCAAGCTCGGCGGCGTCCTCGTGATGTTCGGCGCGATCATCGTGCTGTTCTTCCTGCCCTGGCTCGACACGTCGAAGGTTCGCTCGGCCGTATACCGCCCGTGGTACAAGCTGTTCTTCTGGCTGTTCGTGGTCAATGCCATCATGCTCGGCTGGCTCGGCGCCATGCCCGCAGAAGGCATCTACGTCATTCTCTCGCAGCTCGGCACGCTCTACTACTTTGGCTTCTTCCTCGTCCTCATGCCGATCCTCGGCCTGATCGAGACCCCGAAGCGCATTCCGAATTCGATTACGGAAGCGGTTCTGGAAAAGAAGAACGCCAAGGCGGCCAAGGCCTGA
- a CDS encoding ABC transporter ATP-binding protein, whose amino-acid sequence MFGWFERRLNPYPAEAPSLPPQGLFAFLWHYTRPAAPWLFVLGFCSMALGVAEVLLFQFLGNIVDWLSAGDPSTFLAREGGTLIWMAVLLLILIPGFGALHTMTMHQALAGNFPMIARWQMHRYLIRQSLSFYQDEFAGRVSAKLMQTALAVRETVMKIIDVFIYVVSYFVSMIAIIASADLRLVVPLLIWFVFYVCILRYFVPKLMVVSREQADARSMMTGRIVDSYTNIATVKLFSHAGREETYAREGMDGFLQTVHKQMRLITRFNILIDVNNVLTMFLTAAVGIYFWMSGDVSVGAVAVAVGLSMRINGMSQWVMWEVTALFENIGTVYDGMGMMTKPHDIQDEPQAPALPDAKGAISFDQVRFHYGKNKGVIENLSLNIGAGEKVGLVGRSGAGKTTLMNVLLRFYDLESGTITIDGKDIATVTQDSLRSQIGVVTQDTSLLHRSIRDNIAYGKPEASDAEIIEAAKRANAWDFIESLSDQQGRSGLDAQVGERGVTLSGGQRQRVAIARALLSEAPILLLDDALSALDSEVEAAIQENLFALMEGKTVIAIAHRLSTLTEMDRLVVLDKGHIHEMGTHGELVSKGGIYADLWTRQSGGFIADDAAEAEVAAE is encoded by the coding sequence ATGTTCGGCTGGTTTGAACGACGTTTGAATCCCTATCCCGCGGAGGCGCCCTCGCTGCCGCCGCAGGGTCTTTTCGCCTTCCTCTGGCATTACACGCGCCCGGCGGCGCCGTGGCTGTTCGTGCTCGGCTTCTGCTCCATGGCGCTCGGCGTCGCGGAAGTCCTGCTGTTCCAGTTCCTCGGCAACATCGTCGACTGGCTTTCGGCGGGCGATCCGAGCACGTTCCTCGCCCGCGAGGGCGGCACGCTGATCTGGATGGCGGTGCTCTTGCTCATCCTCATCCCCGGTTTCGGTGCGCTGCACACGATGACCATGCATCAGGCGCTCGCGGGCAATTTCCCGATGATCGCCCGCTGGCAGATGCATCGCTACCTCATCCGCCAGAGCCTGTCCTTCTACCAGGACGAGTTCGCCGGCCGCGTCTCGGCCAAGCTGATGCAGACCGCGCTGGCGGTGCGCGAGACGGTCATGAAGATCATCGACGTCTTCATCTACGTCGTGAGCTACTTCGTCTCGATGATCGCGATCATCGCCTCGGCGGATCTGCGTCTCGTCGTGCCGCTGCTCATCTGGTTCGTCTTCTATGTCTGCATCCTGCGCTATTTCGTGCCGAAGCTCATGGTGGTTTCGCGCGAGCAGGCGGATGCGCGCTCCATGATGACGGGCCGGATCGTCGACAGCTACACCAACATCGCCACGGTGAAGCTGTTCTCGCATGCCGGCCGGGAGGAGACCTATGCCCGCGAAGGCATGGATGGGTTCCTGCAGACCGTGCACAAGCAGATGCGCCTCATCACGCGCTTCAACATCCTGATCGACGTCAACAACGTCCTCACGATGTTCCTCACGGCAGCCGTCGGCATCTATTTCTGGATGTCGGGCGACGTGTCGGTCGGCGCGGTGGCCGTGGCCGTCGGCCTGTCCATGCGCATCAACGGCATGTCGCAGTGGGTGATGTGGGAAGTGACCGCGCTGTTCGAGAACATCGGCACGGTCTATGACGGCATGGGCATGATGACCAAGCCGCACGACATCCAGGACGAGCCGCAGGCCCCGGCTCTGCCGGACGCCAAGGGCGCGATCAGCTTCGATCAGGTCCGCTTCCACTACGGCAAGAACAAGGGCGTGATCGAGAACCTGTCGCTCAACATCGGCGCGGGCGAGAAGGTCGGTCTCGTCGGCCGCTCCGGCGCCGGCAAGACGACGCTGATGAACGTGTTGCTGCGGTTCTACGACCTGGAATCGGGTACGATCACCATCGACGGCAAGGACATCGCGACGGTGACGCAGGACAGCCTGCGCTCGCAGATCGGCGTGGTGACGCAGGACACCTCGCTGCTGCACCGCTCGATCCGCGACAACATCGCCTACGGTAAGCCGGAAGCGAGCGATGCGGAGATCATCGAGGCGGCCAAGCGGGCGAATGCGTGGGACTTCATCGAAAGCCTCAGCGACCAGCAGGGCCGCTCCGGCCTCGATGCCCAGGTGGGCGAGCGCGGCGTGACGCTCTCGGGCGGCCAGCGCCAGCGCGTGGCCATTGCCCGCGCCCTGCTGAGCGAGGCGCCCATCCTGCTGCTGGACGATGCGCTCTCGGCGCTCGATTCCGAGGTCGAGGCGGCGATCCAGGAAAACCTCTTCGCCCTCATGGAGGGCAAGACGGTGATCGCCATCGCCCACCGCCTCTCGACGCTGACCGAGATGGACCGTCTCGTCGTGCTCGACAAGGGCCACATCCACGAGATGGGCACCCATGGCGAGCTGGTCTCCAAGGGCGGCATCTATGCCGACCTGTGGACCCGCCAGTCCGGCGGCTTCATCGCCGACGACGCAGCCGAAGCGGAAGTGGCGGCCGAGTGA
- the clpS gene encoding ATP-dependent Clp protease adapter ClpS gives MSNDDTTLTPKTATKPKLERPKLYKVLLVNDDYTPREFVVLVLKAVFRMSAETSHRVMMTAHKMGTCVVVICTRDIAETKAKEGTELAKEAGFPLLFQTEPEE, from the coding sequence ATGAGCAATGATGACACGACCCTGACCCCGAAGACCGCGACCAAGCCGAAGCTGGAGAGGCCGAAGCTCTACAAGGTCCTTCTCGTCAACGACGACTATACGCCGCGCGAATTCGTCGTGCTGGTGCTGAAAGCCGTTTTCCGCATGAGCGCGGAGACGAGCCACCGGGTGATGATGACCGCGCACAAGATGGGAACCTGTGTCGTCGTCATCTGTACCCGCGACATCGCCGAGACCAAGGCGAAGGAGGGGACGGAGCTTGCCAAGGAAGCGGGCTTCCCGTTGCTCTTCCAGACCGAACCGGAGGAATAG
- the petA gene encoding ubiquinol-cytochrome c reductase iron-sulfur subunit, producing the protein MSEHETTSESLGEPTRRDFLYLTTGMAGVVGGVAVAWPFIDQMRPDASTLALASIEVDVSSLTPGMSLTAKWRGKPVFIRNRTDKEVEEAKAVPLGDLKDPVARNANVAADAEATDLDRSAGEGKENWIVMIGSCTHLGCVPLGQAGDFGGWFCPCHGSHYDTAGRIRKGPAPQNLAVPTFSFVSDTVIKIG; encoded by the coding sequence GTGAGCGAACACGAGACAACAAGCGAATCCCTGGGCGAGCCCACTCGCCGTGATTTTCTTTACCTGACCACGGGTATGGCGGGCGTCGTGGGCGGCGTAGCGGTCGCCTGGCCGTTCATCGACCAGATGCGTCCGGATGCGTCCACGCTGGCGCTCGCCTCCATCGAAGTCGACGTCTCCAGCCTCACGCCGGGCATGTCGCTGACGGCCAAGTGGCGCGGCAAGCCGGTCTTCATCCGCAACCGCACCGACAAGGAAGTGGAAGAGGCCAAGGCCGTTCCGCTTGGCGACCTCAAGGACCCGGTCGCCCGCAATGCCAACGTTGCTGCCGATGCAGAAGCGACGGACCTCGACCGTTCCGCCGGCGAAGGCAAGGAAAACTGGATCGTCATGATCGGCTCCTGTACCCACCTCGGCTGCGTGCCGCTCGGCCAGGCCGGCGATTTCGGCGGTTGGTTCTGTCCCTGCCACGGTTCGCACTATGACACTGCCGGTCGTATCCGTAAGGGTCCGGCCCCGCAGAATCTCGCTGTGCCGACCTTCTCGTTCGTATCCGACACAGTCATCAAGATCGGTTGA
- the pth gene encoding aminoacyl-tRNA hydrolase: MLIIAGLGNPGAKYAGNRHNIGFMALDAIHRKNPFSPWSKKFKAEISEGELGGDKVLLIKPQTFMNLSGESVGEAMRFYKLAPKDIVAIYDELDLAPGKARIKVAGGHGGHNGIKSLDAHCGKDYRRLRLGIGHPGAKELVTNHVLGDFAKADHAWLDPLLDELALNAAMLVRGEDSQLMNKLALATGGKPDEDKAPAKKPAAQSHIRAARNHAQPKALPTSGPMADMLKKLFGDKGD, from the coding sequence ATGCTGATCATCGCCGGGCTCGGCAATCCGGGCGCAAAATATGCGGGCAACCGCCACAATATCGGTTTCATGGCGCTGGATGCCATCCACCGCAAGAACCCGTTCTCGCCCTGGTCGAAGAAGTTCAAGGCCGAGATCTCCGAAGGGGAACTCGGCGGCGACAAGGTGCTGCTCATCAAGCCGCAGACCTTCATGAACCTGTCGGGCGAATCCGTCGGCGAGGCCATGCGCTTCTACAAGCTCGCCCCAAAGGATATCGTCGCGATCTATGACGAACTGGACCTCGCCCCCGGCAAGGCACGCATCAAGGTTGCCGGCGGTCACGGCGGACACAACGGCATCAAGTCGCTGGACGCCCATTGCGGCAAGGACTATCGCCGCCTGCGTCTCGGCATCGGCCATCCCGGCGCCAAGGAACTGGTGACGAACCATGTGCTCGGCGATTTCGCCAAGGCCGACCATGCCTGGCTCGACCCGCTGCTAGATGAACTCGCCCTGAATGCCGCCATGCTGGTGCGCGGCGAGGATTCGCAGCTCATGAACAAGCTGGCGCTCGCCACCGGCGGCAAGCCGGATGAAGACAAGGCCCCGGCGAAGAAGCCGGCCGCCCAGTCCCATATCCGCGCCGCCCGCAACCACGCCCAGCCGAAGGCGCTGCCGACATCCGGCCCGATGGCCGACATGCTGAAGAAGCTCTTCGGCGACAAGGGCGATTAA
- a CDS encoding MaoC family dehydratase produces MAELYAIGETVEIGSHTFTAEDIIRFARDFDPQPFHLDAEIAKQTLFGGLCASGWHTCAGWMKCFVPFWMGECRRLAAKGIVPPNLGPSPGFTKLGWLKPVFAGDTITYSVTLLGARELASRPDRVINSILNAGRNQHGEPVVRFESTVLEFV; encoded by the coding sequence ATGGCTGAGCTTTACGCCATCGGCGAGACCGTCGAGATCGGCAGCCACACCTTCACGGCGGAAGACATCATCCGCTTTGCAAGGGATTTCGACCCGCAGCCCTTCCATCTCGATGCGGAGATTGCCAAGCAGACGCTGTTCGGCGGCCTCTGCGCCTCCGGCTGGCACACCTGCGCCGGCTGGATGAAATGCTTCGTGCCGTTCTGGATGGGCGAATGCCGGCGCCTTGCCGCCAAGGGCATCGTGCCGCCCAACCTAGGCCCCTCCCCGGGCTTCACCAAGCTCGGCTGGCTGAAGCCGGTCTTCGCCGGCGACACGATCACCTATTCGGTGACGCTCCTCGGCGCGCGCGAACTCGCCAGCCGGCCCGACCGGGTGATCAATTCGATCCTCAACGCCGGCAGGAACCAGCACGGCGAGCCGGTCGTGCGGTTCGAGAGCACGGTGTTGGAATTCGTCTGA
- the ychF gene encoding redox-regulated ATPase YchF yields the protein MGFKCGIVGLPNVGKSTLFNALTKTAAAQAANYPFCTIEPNTGEVAVPDPRMKALAGIAGSKEIIPTRISFVDIAGLVRGASKGEGLGNKFLANIREVDAVVHVLRCFEDTDITHVEGRINPVADAETIETELMLADLESLERRVEQTRKRAASKDKESLAQLPIMEAVVKLLNEGKPARLLLKTLAPEEIDVLRGLNLLTSHPVLYVCNVAEADASTGNAHTEAVAAMAKEQGAECVVISAAIESEVAQLPEEEAAEFLSALGLEEAGLDRLIRAGYHLLDLITYFTVGPKETRAWTIVRGTKAPQAAGVIHTDFERGFIRAFTIAYDDYIAFKGEVGAKEAGKGRDEGKEYVVQDGDVIHFRFNT from the coding sequence ATGGGCTTCAAATGCGGTATCGTCGGTCTGCCGAATGTCGGCAAGTCGACCCTCTTCAACGCGCTGACCAAGACGGCGGCCGCACAGGCGGCGAACTATCCCTTCTGCACCATCGAGCCGAACACCGGCGAAGTGGCCGTGCCGGACCCGCGCATGAAGGCGCTTGCCGGCATTGCCGGCTCGAAGGAAATCATCCCGACGCGCATCTCCTTCGTCGACATCGCCGGCCTCGTGCGCGGCGCGTCCAAGGGTGAAGGCCTCGGCAACAAGTTCCTCGCCAATATCCGCGAAGTCGATGCCGTCGTGCACGTGCTGCGCTGCTTCGAGGACACGGACATCACCCATGTCGAAGGCCGCATCAACCCGGTCGCCGATGCCGAAACCATCGAGACCGAGCTGATGCTCGCCGATCTCGAGAGCCTGGAGCGTCGTGTCGAGCAGACCCGCAAGCGCGCCGCCAGCAAGGACAAGGAGTCGCTCGCGCAGCTGCCGATCATGGAAGCCGTGGTCAAGCTCCTGAACGAAGGCAAGCCTGCCCGTCTTCTCCTGAAGACGCTGGCACCGGAAGAGATCGACGTTCTGCGTGGTCTCAACCTCCTGACCTCGCATCCGGTTCTCTACGTCTGCAACGTCGCGGAGGCGGACGCCTCCACCGGCAATGCGCACACCGAGGCCGTCGCCGCCATGGCGAAGGAACAGGGCGCCGAATGTGTCGTCATCTCGGCGGCCATCGAATCGGAAGTCGCCCAGCTTCCCGAGGAAGAAGCGGCGGAGTTCCTCTCGGCACTCGGCCTCGAGGAAGCCGGTCTCGACCGGCTCATCCGCGCCGGCTACCACCTGCTCGACCTCATCACCTACTTCACCGTCGGCCCCAAGGAAACGCGCGCCTGGACCATCGTGCGCGGCACCAAGGCCCCGCAGGCCGCCGGCGTCATCCATACGGATTTCGAGCGCGGCTTCATTCGCGCCTTCACCATCGCCTATGACGACTATATCGCCTTCAAGGGCGAAGTCGGCGCGAAGGAAGCCGGCAAGGGCCGCGACGAAGGCAAGGAATATGTGGTGCAGGACGGCGACGTCATCCATTTCCGCTTCAACACGTAA
- a CDS encoding cytochrome c1 codes for MKKLVAGILSLALVAGLGVSFATAEEAAPAAGAEAEHATPHYPMHKPKEQDWTFAGPFGKYDKGQLQRGLKVYTEVCSACHSMSLVSFRTLEGLGYSEAQVKAFAANYEVQDGPNGDGEMFTRKAVPSGHFPSPYANHEAAAASNNGAAPPDMSLLAKARGITRGFPQFVFDIFTQYQEGGPDYIYSLLTGYDEEKPAHLEVAEGTHFNPYFANAAALAMAKPISDDQVTYDDGSPQTVDQYARDVSAFLMWAAEPHLEERKRTGFMVMVFLVIFTGLIYLTKKSVYANKDA; via the coding sequence ATGAAAAAGCTTGTTGCAGGCATTCTGTCGCTCGCCCTCGTCGCCGGCCTCGGCGTCTCCTTCGCCACGGCGGAAGAGGCAGCGCCCGCCGCCGGTGCAGAGGCGGAGCACGCCACGCCGCACTATCCGATGCATAAGCCCAAGGAACAGGACTGGACCTTCGCCGGCCCGTTCGGCAAGTATGACAAGGGCCAGCTCCAGCGCGGCCTGAAGGTCTACACCGAAGTCTGTTCTGCCTGCCATTCGATGAGCCTCGTCTCCTTCCGCACGCTGGAAGGCCTCGGCTACTCGGAAGCTCAGGTAAAGGCTTTCGCGGCGAACTACGAAGTGCAGGACGGCCCGAACGGCGACGGTGAAATGTTCACCCGCAAGGCCGTTCCGTCCGGCCACTTCCCGTCGCCCTACGCCAACCACGAGGCGGCTGCCGCCTCGAACAACGGCGCGGCTCCGCCGGACATGTCGCTGCTCGCCAAGGCACGCGGCATCACCCGCGGCTTCCCGCAGTTCGTCTTCGACATCTTCACGCAGTACCAGGAAGGTGGCCCGGACTACATCTACTCGCTGCTGACGGGTTACGATGAAGAGAAGCCGGCGCATCTCGAAGTCGCCGAAGGCACGCACTTCAACCCGTACTTCGCCAATGCCGCGGCGCTCGCCATGGCAAAGCCGATCTCCGACGACCAGGTCACCTATGACGACGGTTCGCCGCAGACGGTGGACCAGTACGCACGTGACGTCTCCGCCTTCCTGATGTGGGCCGCCGAGCCGCACCTGGAAGAGCGCAAGCGCACGGGCTTCATGGTCATGGTCTTCCTGGTGATCTTCACCGGCCTGATCTACCTGACGAAGAAGTCGGTCTACGCCAACAAGGATGCCTGA